The sequence below is a genomic window from Micromonospora aurantiaca ATCC 27029.
CGCAGGCGCAGGAGAGGATGAGCCCGGCCCAGGCGCCGAGGACCTCGTCGAGGTACTCGCGGGCGGGCGCCGAGGTCGCGGCGAGCCCGCTCAGCTCCCGTACCGGTGACTCGGGCCGGCGGCCCGGGTTGAGCGCGACGACCCGCTCCGCGATGGCGTTGACCGACCACCGGGCCTCGAACTCGCCGACGCCGCTGTAGCGGCGCTCGGTCGCGCCGCCCAGCGGCAGGAAGCCGACCTCGCCGGCGGCTCCGCTGGCGCCGCGGCGGACCTTGCCGTCGAGCACGAGGCCGGCGCCGATGCCGTCGGCCACGTGGATCAGCAGCAGGTTCGCCACGTCCGCGCCGGCGCCGGCCACGCACTCGCCGGCGGCCATGAGGTTGACGTCGTTGTCGACGACCACGGGTACGCCGAGCCGCCGTTGCACGGATTCGCCGATCGGCCACGCCTCGACCAGTCCGACCGACGGCGCGAGGCGTACCGCGCCGTTGCTGGACACGCCGGGCACCGCGATGGCGACGCCGCGGAGCGAGGGCAGGTTGTCGCCGACCAGGTCGAGGACGAACTCGCAGACGGTCTCCACCACGTTCGCGCCGAGCCGTGCGACGCGGTGCGCGATGACCGCGCCCTCACTGTCGGCGATCTCGCAGCTGATCCGGGGCGGCTCCAGCGACACC
It includes:
- a CDS encoding ROK family transcriptional regulator — encoded protein: MSDKAPTSPVSRERSREIKRLSVILAARQARRLSRVDLAEMTGLSAATVTALVRELVAEGYLIERGPGAPTTGRPREMLEFNPRAELVAAVSLEPPRISCEIADSEGAVIAHRVARLGANVVETVCEFVLDLVGDNLPSLRGVAIAVPGVSSNGAVRLAPSVGLVEAWPIGESVQRRLGVPVVVDNDVNLMAAGECVAGAGADVANLLLIHVADGIGAGLVLDGKVRRGASGAAGEVGFLPLGGATERRYSGVGEFEARWSVNAIAERVVALNPGRRPESPVRELSGLAATSAPAREYLDEVLGAWAGLILSCACVVDPGLVLLSGAAAELDDAALDQLQTLVSARTPAPTEVRRATLGDQAVLHGAISYALSAAVPRPSLP